A window of the Pseudomonas furukawaii genome harbors these coding sequences:
- the bphB gene encoding cis-2,3-dihydrobiphenyl-2,3-diol dehydrogenase → MKLKGEAVLITGGASGLGRALVDRFVAEGAKVAVLDKSAERLAELETDHGDNVLGIVGDVRSLEDQKQAASRCVARFGKIDTLIPNAGIWDYSTALVDLPEESLDAAFDEVFHINVKGYIHAVKACLPALVASRGNVIFTISNAGFYPNGGGPLYTAAKHAIVGLVRELAFELAPYVRVNGVGPGGINSDMRGPSSLGMGSKAISTVPLADMLKSVLPIGRMPEVEEYTGAYVFFATRGDAAPATGALLNYDGGLGVRGFFSGAGGNDLLEQLNIHP, encoded by the coding sequence ATGAAACTGAAAGGTGAAGCGGTACTGATCACGGGGGGCGCCTCCGGATTAGGGCGCGCGCTCGTGGACCGATTCGTGGCCGAAGGCGCCAAAGTGGCGGTGCTCGACAAGTCGGCAGAGCGCCTTGCAGAGCTGGAAACCGATCATGGCGACAACGTGCTCGGCATCGTCGGCGATGTGCGTTCACTGGAAGACCAGAAACAGGCTGCCAGCCGCTGCGTGGCCAGGTTCGGGAAAATCGACACCTTGATTCCCAATGCAGGCATCTGGGATTACTCGACGGCCTTGGTCGACCTGCCCGAAGAGAGCCTCGATGCCGCGTTCGATGAGGTCTTTCACATCAATGTCAAGGGTTATATCCATGCAGTGAAGGCCTGCCTGCCGGCCCTGGTCGCCAGCCGTGGCAACGTGATCTTCACGATCTCCAATGCGGGCTTCTATCCCAATGGCGGCGGCCCTCTTTACACCGCAGCCAAGCACGCCATCGTGGGCCTGGTGCGTGAACTGGCGTTCGAGCTGGCGCCATACGTGCGCGTCAACGGCGTGGGGCCGGGCGGCATCAATAGCGATATGAGAGGTCCTTCCTCGCTGGGAATGGGCAGCAAGGCGATTTCGACCGTACCGCTGGCCGACATGCTGAAGTCGGTGCTGCCGATTGGTCGCATGCCCGAGGTCGAAGAGTACACCGGGGCCTATGTGTTTTTTGCCACCCGAGGCGATGCGGCGCCTGCGACCGGGGCCTTGCTGAACTACGACGGTGGCTTGGGCGTTCGTGGATTCTTCTCGGGTGCCGGAGGTAATGACTTGCTCGAACAGCTGAATATCCATCCCTAA
- the bphD gene encoding 2-hydroxy-6-oxo-6-phenylhexa-2,4-dienoate hydrolase encodes MTALTESSTSKFVKINEKGFSDFNIHYNEAGNGETVIMLHGGGPGAGGWSNYYRNVGPFVDAGYRVILKDSPGFNKSDAVVMDEQRGLVNARAVKGLMDALGIDRAHLVGNSMGGATALNFAIEYPERIGKLILMGPGGLGPSMFAPMPMEGIKLLFKLYAEPSYENLKQMIQVFLYDQSLITEELLQGRWEAIQRQPEHLKNFLISAQKAPLSTWDVTARLGEIKAKTFITWGRDDRFVPLDHGLKLLWNIDDARLHVFSKCGHWAQWEHADEFNRLAIDFLRQA; translated from the coding sequence ATGACCGCACTCACCGAAAGTTCTACCAGCAAGTTCGTGAAAATAAATGAAAAAGGTTTTTCCGATTTCAATATTCACTACAACGAGGCGGGTAACGGCGAAACCGTCATCATGCTGCATGGCGGGGGCCCCGGCGCTGGCGGCTGGAGTAACTACTACCGCAACGTCGGACCGTTTGTCGACGCCGGTTACCGGGTGATCCTGAAGGATTCGCCCGGCTTCAACAAGTCGGACGCGGTGGTGATGGACGAGCAGCGCGGCCTGGTCAACGCCCGTGCCGTCAAAGGGCTGATGGATGCGCTGGGCATCGACCGGGCGCACCTGGTCGGCAACTCGATGGGGGGCGCCACGGCGCTGAACTTCGCTATCGAATACCCTGAGCGCATCGGCAAACTGATCCTCATGGGACCCGGCGGCCTTGGCCCCAGCATGTTCGCGCCAATGCCGATGGAAGGCATCAAGCTGCTGTTCAAACTGTACGCCGAACCGTCCTATGAAAACCTGAAACAGATGATTCAGGTGTTTTTGTATGACCAGTCCCTCATCACCGAGGAGTTGCTACAGGGCCGCTGGGAAGCCATTCAGCGCCAACCGGAACACCTGAAGAACTTCCTCATCAGCGCACAAAAGGCGCCGCTTTCAACCTGGGATGTGACTGCCAGACTTGGAGAAATCAAGGCCAAGACATTCATTACCTGGGGGCGCGATGATCGCTTCGTTCCCCTTGACCACGGTTTGAAGCTGCTCTGGAACATCGACGACGCGCGTTTGCACGTTTTCTCCAAGTGCGGCCATTGGGCGCAATGGGAGCATGCCGATGAATTTAACCGATTAGCCATTGATTTTTTACGGCAGGCCTAA
- the bphI gene encoding 4-hydroxy-2-oxovalerate aldolase BphI, whose product MKLEGKKVTVHDMTLRDGMHPKRHQMTLEQMKSIACGLDAAGIPLIEVTHGDGLGGSSVNYGFPAHSDEEYLGAVIPLMKQAKVSALLLPGIGTVEHLKMAKDLGVNTIRVATHCTEADVSEQHITQSRKLGLDTVGFLMMAHMASPEKLVSQALLMQGYGANCIYVTDSAGYMLPDDVKARLSAVRAALKPETELGFHGHHNLAMGVANSIAAIEAGATRIDAAAAGLGAGAGNTPMEVFIAVCARMGIETGVDVFKIQDVAEDLVVPIMDHVIRIDRDSLTLGYAGVYSSFLLFAKRASAKYGVPARDILVELGRRGMVGGQEDMIEDTAMTMARERGLTLTAA is encoded by the coding sequence ATGAAGCTAGAAGGCAAAAAAGTCACCGTCCACGACATGACGCTGCGCGACGGCATGCACCCCAAGCGCCACCAGATGACGCTGGAGCAAATGAAATCCATCGCCTGCGGCCTGGATGCCGCGGGCATCCCGCTGATCGAAGTCACCCACGGCGACGGCCTGGGCGGCTCCTCCGTCAACTACGGCTTTCCGGCGCACAGCGACGAGGAATACCTGGGCGCCGTGATTCCGTTGATGAAGCAGGCCAAGGTCAGTGCCCTGCTCTTGCCCGGCATCGGCACCGTCGAACACCTGAAGATGGCCAAGGACCTGGGCGTGAACACCATCCGCGTGGCCACCCACTGCACCGAAGCCGATGTGTCGGAGCAGCACATCACCCAATCGCGCAAGCTGGGTCTGGACACCGTGGGCTTTTTGATGATGGCGCACATGGCCAGCCCAGAAAAGCTGGTCAGCCAGGCACTCTTGATGCAAGGCTACGGCGCCAACTGCATCTACGTCACCGACTCGGCCGGCTACATGCTGCCTGACGACGTGAAAGCGCGCCTGAGTGCCGTGCGTGCCGCGCTCAAACCCGAAACCGAGTTGGGCTTTCACGGCCATCACAACCTGGCCATGGGCGTCGCCAACTCGATCGCCGCGATCGAGGCCGGGGCCACCCGCATCGATGCCGCTGCCGCTGGCCTGGGTGCCGGCGCCGGCAACACGCCGATGGAGGTGTTCATCGCCGTATGCGCGCGCATGGGGATCGAAACCGGAGTCGATGTGTTCAAGATCCAGGACGTGGCCGAAGATCTGGTGGTGCCGATCATGGACCATGTCATCCGCATCGACCGCGACTCGCTCACGCTGGGCTATGCCGGGGTCTATTCCAGCTTTCTGCTGTTTGCCAAACGCGCCAGTGCGAAGTACGGCGTGCCGGCGCGCGACATCCTGGTCGAGCTGGGACGGCGCGGCATGGTCGGCGGCCAGGAAGACATGATTGAAGACACCGCCATGACCATGGCACGTGAGCGCGGGTTGACCTTGACCGCCGCATGA
- the bphJ gene encoding acetaldehyde dehydrogenase BphJ: MTKKIKCALIGPGNIGTDLLAKLQRSPVLEPIWMVGIDPESDGLKRAREMGIKTTADGVDGLIPHMQADGVQIVFDATSAYVHADNSRKVNALGALMIDLTPAAIGPFCVPTVNLKEHVGKGEMNVNMVTCGGQATIPMVAAVSRVQPVAYGEIVATVSSKSAGPGTRKNIDEFTRTTAGAVEKVGGAKKGKAIIILNPAEPPLIMRDTVHCLLESEPDQAKITESIHAMIKEVQKYVPGYKLVNGPVFDGLRVSVYLEVEGLGDYLPKYAGNLDIMTAAAARTAEMFAEEILAGQLTLQPVHA, encoded by the coding sequence ATGACGAAAAAAATCAAATGCGCCCTGATCGGCCCCGGCAACATCGGCACCGACCTGCTGGCCAAGCTGCAGCGCAGCCCGGTATTGGAACCCATCTGGATGGTCGGCATCGACCCCGAATCCGACGGCCTCAAGCGCGCCCGCGAGATGGGCATCAAGACCACCGCTGACGGTGTCGATGGGTTGATTCCCCACATGCAGGCCGACGGCGTGCAGATCGTCTTCGATGCCACCAGCGCCTACGTGCATGCTGACAACAGCCGCAAGGTGAATGCCCTCGGCGCCCTGATGATAGACCTGACCCCGGCGGCCATCGGCCCCTTCTGCGTGCCGACGGTCAACCTCAAGGAACATGTCGGCAAAGGCGAGATGAACGTCAACATGGTCACCTGCGGCGGCCAGGCCACCATTCCCATGGTCGCGGCCGTGAGCCGCGTCCAGCCGGTGGCCTACGGCGAAATCGTCGCCACCGTCTCGAGCAAGTCCGCCGGACCCGGAACGCGCAAGAACATCGACGAATTCACCCGCACCACCGCCGGCGCGGTCGAAAAGGTCGGTGGCGCCAAAAAGGGCAAGGCCATCATCATCCTCAACCCGGCCGAGCCCCCGCTGATCATGCGCGACACCGTGCACTGCCTGCTGGAGAGCGAACCCGATCAGGCCAAGATCACCGAGTCCATCCACGCCATGATCAAAGAGGTGCAGAAGTACGTGCCCGGCTACAAGCTGGTCAACGGCCCGGTTTTCGACGGCTTGCGCGTCTCGGTCTACCTGGAAGTCGAGGGCCTGGGCGACTACCTGCCCAAATACGCCGGCAACCTCGACATCATGACGGCGGCGGCGGCCCGCACCGCCGAGATGTTTGCCGAGGAAATCCTCGCCGGGCAGTTGACACTCCAGCCCGTCCACGCCTGA
- the gstA gene encoding glutathione transferase GstA has protein sequence MKLYYSPGACSLSPHIALREAGLNFELVQVDLASKKTASGQDYLEINPAGYVPCLQLDDGRTLTEGPAIVQYVADQVPGKQLAPANGSFERYHLQQWLNFISSELHKSFSPLFNPASSDEWKNAVRQSLNTRLGQVARQLEHAPYLLGDQLSVADIYLFVVLGWSAYVNIDLSPWPSLQAFQGRVGGREAVQSALRAEGLIKE, from the coding sequence ATGAAACTTTACTACAGCCCTGGTGCCTGCTCCCTGTCACCGCACATTGCATTGCGCGAGGCGGGCCTGAACTTCGAGTTGGTGCAGGTCGATCTTGCGAGCAAGAAGACTGCCTCCGGGCAGGACTACCTGGAGATCAACCCGGCCGGGTACGTGCCTTGCCTGCAGCTTGACGACGGCCGTACCCTGACCGAAGGCCCGGCCATCGTGCAATACGTGGCCGATCAGGTCCCCGGCAAGCAGCTGGCGCCGGCCAACGGCAGCTTCGAGCGCTACCACTTGCAGCAATGGCTGAACTTCATCTCGAGCGAACTGCACAAGAGCTTCAGCCCCTTGTTCAACCCTGCCTCCAGCGATGAGTGGAAAAACGCCGTGCGGCAGAGCCTGAACACCCGCCTGGGGCAGGTCGCACGACAGCTCGAACATGCGCCTTATCTGCTGGGCGACCAACTGAGTGTGGCCGACATCTATCTGTTCGTCGTGCTCGGTTGGAGCGCATATGTCAACATTGATCTTTCGCCCTGGCCCTCGCTGCAGGCCTTCCAAGGCCGTGTTGGAGGCCGTGAAGCGGTACAGTCAGCGCTTCGCGCCGAAGGCTTGATCAAGGAGTGA
- the ltrA gene encoding group II intron reverse transcriptase/maturase, with protein sequence MAVLAPNAQATASTGAPSNFISAWPQHWNQIESQVKRLQVRIAKATREGRWGKVQALQRLLTRSFSGKMLAVKRVTENRGKRTPGVDGKIWSTPVAKSTGAQALQHRGYRPQPLRRIYIPKSNGKQRPLGIPTMRDRAMQALWKLALEPVAETRADPNSYGFRSQRSTADAIAHCFNALAKRGSAHWVLEGDIRGCFDNISHDWLLANVPMDKVVLRKWLRAGYVDQGALFATEAGTPQGGIISPVLANWTLDGLEDVVHASVASTARKRKPFKIHVVRYADDFIITGATQAVLQHQVRPAIEAFLKQRGLELSDEKTQITHISQGFDFLGQNVRKYAGKLLITPARKSVKALLDKVREIANANKTATQANLILTLNPVIRGWTMYHRHVVAAKRFAWIDHQIWQVLWRWAVRRHAMKNAHWVKQRYFRVVGQRHWVFATQEKARGLSQPAWLYAAASVSIVRHIKICSAANPFDPAWTFYLERRRAHRQVAQSYSGCWKA encoded by the coding sequence ATGGCAGTGCTCGCACCCAATGCGCAAGCAACGGCGAGCACTGGTGCGCCTTCGAACTTCATATCGGCCTGGCCCCAACACTGGAACCAGATCGAGTCGCAAGTGAAACGACTCCAGGTCCGTATCGCCAAGGCAACACGGGAAGGTAGGTGGGGCAAGGTGCAAGCCTTGCAGCGACTGCTGACTCGCTCGTTCAGCGGCAAAATGTTGGCCGTGAAACGAGTGACGGAAAACAGAGGCAAGAGAACACCGGGCGTTGATGGCAAGATCTGGTCGACTCCGGTGGCCAAATCGACGGGAGCACAAGCGTTACAGCATCGGGGCTATCGGCCCCAACCACTGCGACGCATCTACATACCCAAAAGCAATGGCAAGCAGCGTCCGCTGGGGATTCCAACGATGCGGGATCGTGCGATGCAGGCGCTGTGGAAACTGGCACTTGAGCCGGTTGCCGAAACGCGTGCAGATCCCAACTCCTATGGATTTCGGTCGCAACGATCCACCGCCGATGCAATCGCACATTGCTTCAATGCACTGGCGAAACGTGGTTCGGCGCATTGGGTACTTGAAGGTGACATTCGAGGCTGCTTCGACAATATCAGTCACGATTGGCTGCTCGCCAATGTGCCTATGGATAAGGTGGTTCTGCGCAAATGGCTTCGAGCGGGGTATGTCGATCAGGGAGCCTTGTTCGCAACGGAGGCAGGAACCCCGCAAGGGGGGATCATCTCTCCGGTACTTGCGAATTGGACGCTGGATGGCCTGGAAGATGTCGTCCATGCAAGCGTGGCTTCGACAGCGCGCAAGCGTAAGCCATTCAAGATACACGTCGTACGATATGCCGATGACTTCATCATCACAGGGGCCACGCAAGCTGTTCTGCAACATCAGGTTCGTCCTGCAATTGAGGCGTTCCTGAAACAGCGTGGACTGGAACTCTCTGATGAAAAGACTCAGATAACGCATATCTCACAAGGCTTCGATTTTCTGGGCCAGAACGTACGCAAGTACGCCGGCAAGCTACTCATCACTCCGGCTCGCAAGAGTGTGAAGGCATTGCTGGATAAGGTGCGGGAAATCGCGAACGCAAACAAGACGGCAACTCAAGCTAACTTGATCCTGACCTTGAACCCGGTGATCCGAGGGTGGACCATGTATCATCGCCATGTTGTCGCTGCCAAGCGTTTCGCATGGATCGACCATCAGATTTGGCAAGTGCTATGGCGCTGGGCAGTTCGTCGGCACGCCATGAAAAATGCCCATTGGGTAAAACAACGCTACTTTCGTGTCGTAGGTCAACGGCACTGGGTTTTTGCCACTCAGGAGAAAGCGCGCGGCTTGAGTCAACCCGCTTGGCTGTATGCCGCCGCCAGTGTTTCGATCGTGCGGCATATCAAAATATGCAGTGCAGCGAACCCGTTCGACCCGGCATGGACGTTTTACCTTGAGCGCCGAAGAGCGCATCGTCAGGTTGCCCAGTCTTACTCAGGCTGCTGGAAGGCTTGA
- a CDS encoding OmpP1/FadL family transporter: MKHRLMGPITAGVLAITSQPALAVTDVFRFVGFGQVSGAMGGAATAFDVGAAGMMTNPATLSLMPEGSQFYLGMDVTFGDLAIKNLDTGEVADSEDHSKNRGPYAVPQMAYTYHSGSLTLGAGIFPQGGVGTEYGNSSFLSRATGGLDTGLENSSRLMTLNIPFAASYEVNDKLTVGASLDAMWQGLNLDLLLGADQVGSLIGSGRASGSLVPVLGGLPDLRGAHLSFTRNHPVASGADAWGIGGRIGLTYKVSKDTVLGVAYSMESHIADMKGDATLTAVDALAGQVPLRGRISVRDFQTPAQLNLGISHQVNAQWMIVADVSRIFWKHAMKDVDVGFVADTGDNIDILLPLNFKDQTALSLGAAYQTGKWTLRGGTRFVTQALRSETLLSVMPAITTRFVSAGFSYQFSPTSKVDVAWNHSFKKKMDNSSLPNTSAPIRVEHAQDTVGLGYTHSF; the protein is encoded by the coding sequence ATGAAGCACAGATTAATGGGTCCGATCACCGCGGGGGTATTGGCAATCACATCTCAGCCGGCACTGGCGGTCACCGACGTATTTCGGTTCGTAGGGTTTGGACAGGTGTCGGGGGCGATGGGTGGTGCCGCAACCGCATTTGACGTGGGTGCTGCCGGCATGATGACCAATCCGGCGACACTGTCGCTAATGCCTGAGGGTTCGCAGTTCTATCTCGGCATGGATGTCACTTTTGGTGACCTTGCAATCAAGAACCTCGATACAGGGGAGGTTGCCGACTCTGAGGATCACTCCAAAAATCGCGGCCCCTATGCCGTCCCCCAAATGGCATATACCTATCACAGCGGCTCCTTGACGCTTGGCGCAGGCATCTTTCCGCAGGGCGGGGTTGGAACGGAGTATGGAAACAGCAGTTTTCTTTCCCGTGCTACCGGTGGCCTTGATACTGGACTCGAGAACTCGAGTCGGCTGATGACCTTGAACATTCCCTTTGCGGCGAGCTATGAAGTCAATGACAAGCTGACAGTTGGTGCAAGTCTCGATGCGATGTGGCAGGGCCTGAACCTCGATCTACTACTGGGTGCGGATCAGGTTGGTTCGTTAATAGGATCGGGCCGGGCAAGCGGTAGCCTCGTACCCGTTCTCGGAGGCTTGCCTGACTTGCGCGGTGCGCATTTAAGCTTTACCAGGAACCATCCAGTGGCCAGCGGCGCTGATGCATGGGGTATTGGCGGGCGCATCGGGCTGACCTACAAGGTCTCAAAAGATACGGTTCTGGGTGTCGCGTATTCCATGGAGAGTCATATAGCTGACATGAAAGGTGATGCAACCCTGACTGCAGTCGACGCCTTGGCCGGCCAGGTTCCGCTCAGAGGCAGGATCAGCGTACGTGACTTTCAAACGCCGGCGCAATTGAATCTTGGCATAAGCCACCAGGTCAATGCGCAATGGATGATTGTTGCCGACGTCTCCCGGATATTCTGGAAGCACGCCATGAAAGACGTCGATGTCGGGTTTGTGGCGGATACCGGTGACAATATCGACATTCTGTTGCCGCTAAATTTCAAGGATCAGACCGCCCTGTCGCTCGGTGCCGCTTACCAAACTGGCAAGTGGACGCTGCGAGGTGGCACCCGTTTCGTGACTCAGGCACTCCGCTCTGAGACCTTGCTGTCGGTAATGCCCGCCATTACGACTAGGTTTGTCTCGGCGGGGTTTTCTTATCAGTTCTCGCCAACAAGTAAGGTGGATGTTGCCTGGAACCATTCCTTCAAGAAGAAGATGGATAACTCCAGTTTGCCTAATACCTCCGCGCCAATAAGGGTAGAGCATGCTCAGGACACTGTCGGTCTGGGCTATACCCACAGCTTCTGA
- the nahR gene encoding HTH-type transcriptional activator NahR has translation MELHDLDLNLLVVFNQLMVDKRVSIVAQSLGLTQPAVSNALKRLRTALQDELFVRTHQGMEPTPYAAHLAEPIAHAMHSLREALHHEERFDPLTSERTFTLAMTDIGEIYFMPRLIDALARKAPHCTISTVRGSSVSLGQSLQDGTVDLAVGLLPNLQAGFLQRRLLHNRYVCLCRKNHPATREPLTLERFCAYSHIRVIAASTGHGEVDSLMARAGIRRDIRLEVPHFVAVGHILQHTELLATVPERFADCCVEPFGLNVLPIPIDLPEIPINMFWHAKYHKDLANIWLRQLMFELFSD, from the coding sequence ATGGAACTGCATGACCTGGATTTAAACCTGCTGGTAGTATTCAACCAGTTGATGGTCGACAAGCGTGTCTCTATCGTCGCGCAAAGCCTAGGCCTAACCCAACCTGCCGTAAGCAACGCCCTGAAGCGCCTGCGCACCGCACTGCAGGACGAACTGTTCGTGCGTACCCACCAAGGCATGGAACCTACGCCCTATGCTGCACATTTAGCTGAGCCTATCGCCCATGCCATGCACAGTCTGCGCGAAGCGCTACATCACGAAGAGCGCTTCGATCCTTTAACCAGCGAGCGTACCTTCACCTTGGCCATGACCGACATTGGTGAGATATATTTCATGCCGCGGTTAATAGATGCGCTCGCTCGTAAGGCCCCCCATTGCACAATCAGCACGGTACGCGGCAGCTCGGTGAGTTTGGGACAGTCGTTACAAGACGGTACAGTAGATTTGGCCGTAGGCCTGCTACCCAACCTACAGGCCGGCTTCTTACAGCGTCGGCTTCTTCATAACCGCTACGTGTGCTTGTGCCGTAAGAACCACCCGGCCACCAGAGAGCCACTGACCTTGGAGCGCTTCTGTGCCTACAGCCATATACGTGTCATCGCCGCCAGCACTGGCCACGGCGAAGTAGATTCCCTTATGGCGCGAGCTGGCATCCGGCGGGACATTCGCCTAGAGGTTCCGCACTTCGTCGCCGTCGGCCATATCCTCCAGCATACGGAGCTACTCGCCACCGTACCTGAGCGCTTCGCTGACTGCTGTGTAGAGCCCTTCGGCTTGAATGTGCTGCCAATCCCCATCGACCTACCAGAAATCCCCATTAACATGTTCTGGCACGCAAAATATCACAAGGATTTAGCCAACATCTGGTTGCGACAACTGATGTTCGAGCTGTTTTCGGATTGA
- the dmpE gene encoding 2-oxopent-4-enoate hydratase, translated as MTPELIGTLGDELYSALCTRTVVEPLTSRHPEITVEDAYHIQQRMISRRLQAGERVVGKKIGVTSAAVMNMLGVYQPDFGYMLDGMIVSDGGSIAMSSLIQPKAEGEIAFVLKKDLMGPGVTNADVLAATDFVMPCFEIVDSRIGDWKIKIQDTVADNASCGMFVLGSSAADPRRIDLMTCGMVLEKNGEIIATGAGAAALGSPVNSVAWLANTLGRLGIGLKAGEVILSGALAAMFPAQAGDHFRVTIGGIGGCSVRFH; from the coding sequence ATGACCCCTGAACTGATCGGAACGCTGGGTGACGAGCTCTACAGCGCGCTGTGCACGCGCACCGTGGTCGAGCCGTTGACCAGCCGCCATCCAGAGATCACCGTCGAGGACGCCTACCACATTCAGCAACGGATGATCTCGCGCCGTCTGCAGGCCGGCGAGCGCGTCGTCGGCAAGAAAATCGGCGTTACCAGCGCGGCCGTGATGAACATGCTGGGCGTCTACCAGCCCGACTTCGGCTACATGCTGGACGGCATGATCGTCAGCGACGGCGGCAGCATCGCCATGTCCTCCCTGATCCAGCCCAAGGCCGAAGGGGAAATCGCCTTTGTCCTGAAAAAGGACCTCATGGGTCCCGGCGTCACCAACGCCGACGTGCTGGCTGCCACCGACTTTGTCATGCCCTGCTTCGAGATCGTTGACTCGCGCATCGGCGACTGGAAAATCAAGATCCAGGACACCGTGGCCGACAACGCCTCCTGCGGCATGTTCGTGCTCGGTAGCAGCGCCGCCGACCCGCGCAGGATCGACCTGATGACCTGCGGCATGGTGCTCGAGAAAAACGGCGAGATCATCGCCACCGGCGCCGGCGCCGCCGCCCTGGGCTCCCCGGTCAATTCCGTGGCCTGGCTGGCCAACACCCTGGGCCGCCTGGGCATCGGTCTGAAAGCCGGCGAGGTGATTCTCTCCGGCGCGCTGGCCGCCATGTTCCCGGCCCAGGCCGGCGACCATTTCCGCGTCACCATCGGCGGCATCGGCGGCTGCTCGGTGCGCTTTCACTGA
- the bphC gene encoding biphenyl-2,3-diol 1,2-dioxygenase, with product MSIRSLGYMGFAVSDVAAWRSFLTQKLGLMEAGTTDNGDLFRIDSRAWRIAVQQGEVDDLAFAGYEVADAAGLAQMADKLKQAGIAVTTGDASLARRRGVTGLITFADPFGLPLEIYYGASEVFEKPFLPGAAVSGFLTGEQGLGHFVRCVPDSDKALAFYTDVLGFQLSDVIDMKMGPDVTVPVYFLHCNERHHTLAIAAFPLPKRIHHFMLEVASLDDVGFAFDRVDADGLITSTLGRHTNDHMVSFYASTPSGVEVEYGWSARTVDRSWVVVRHDSPSMWGHKSVRDKAAARNKA from the coding sequence ATGAGCATCAGAAGTTTGGGATACATGGGGTTTGCGGTCAGCGACGTAGCTGCTTGGCGTTCGTTTCTGACGCAGAAACTGGGCTTGATGGAAGCGGGCACGACCGACAACGGCGACCTGTTCCGCATCGATTCGAGAGCCTGGCGGATCGCCGTTCAGCAGGGCGAGGTTGACGATCTGGCCTTTGCCGGCTACGAGGTGGCCGATGCGGCAGGGCTGGCGCAGATGGCTGACAAGCTCAAACAGGCCGGTATCGCAGTCACCACCGGCGATGCCTCATTGGCCAGGCGCCGCGGGGTGACCGGATTGATCACCTTTGCCGACCCGTTTGGCCTGCCGTTGGAAATTTACTATGGCGCCAGCGAGGTGTTCGAAAAACCGTTCCTGCCTGGTGCGGCCGTGTCGGGTTTCCTGACCGGCGAGCAAGGGCTGGGGCATTTCGTGCGCTGCGTTCCGGATTCGGACAAGGCGCTGGCGTTTTATACCGACGTGCTCGGCTTCCAGTTGTCTGACGTCATCGACATGAAAATGGGGCCGGACGTGACGGTTCCTGTGTACTTCCTGCACTGCAACGAACGCCACCACACCCTGGCAATTGCGGCATTCCCGCTGCCAAAACGCATTCATCACTTCATGCTCGAAGTCGCCTCGCTCGATGACGTCGGCTTTGCATTTGATCGGGTTGACGCGGACGGCTTGATCACCTCCACGCTGGGGCGCCACACCAATGACCACATGGTGTCGTTCTATGCCTCGACCCCGTCCGGAGTAGAGGTCGAGTATGGCTGGAGTGCCCGTACCGTTGACCGCTCCTGGGTTGTGGTGAGGCACGACAGTCCGAGCATGTGGGGCCACAAGTCTGTGCGCGACAAAGCAGCTGCGCGCAACAAAGCATGA